GTACAGgtttttgaaaaatgtgaaagataTGTATTCGAGAGAACCGCCTTCGCACATATTATACTGTTACGGTATACATCAAGACTTGTTTGACCACATGGAAAGGTCTATTCCAAACTTTTGTAGTAAACAAGGACTGCCAACGGGTGAAGAAGTGGACGACTTTACCCGTGACAAGAGGCACAAGTTGATTATTATCGATGATCTCATGCACGAAGTAATGCGAAACAAAGACATGGAGTTGCTATTTACGCAGGGCTGTCACCATAGGAGGGTATCTGTCATactaattacacaaaatttgtatCCGGGAGGTAAACACGCCAGGACTATTGCCTTGAATACGTGGTATATGGTACTCATGAAAAATTTGAGAGATGTATCGCAAGTAGGAATATTGGGACGACAACTCTACCCTGGTAAAACAAAAGGATTCATGAAAGCTTATGAAGACGCATTAAGCACGAAACACGGTTATTTTTTGGTGGATATGAGCCCTCACGCCAATGATAAATACCGTTTAAGAACCCTTATTTTTCCGGGGGAAGACCCTATAGTCTACAGATTAACGTAAGAAGGAAGACCAAAGCGGCGTAAGAGTAACCATGGTTGAACTAATCAAACAGCAACGTCATTTCTTAAATCTTCTTAAAAGCACTACAGCCGCGCAAAGGAAAGCATTGTTGAGTACAATTACCAGACATCAACTGAGAGCTCTCACCCAGATTGCCTACAATATTCTCAGGTTTAAAATACGCCTTACACCTTCTGAAAAAAATAGGCTTAAGCGACAGACACGTTTTATTCATCTACTGGGAAACAGAAAAATTGGATTCAATCAAAAGAGAGAAGCCATCCAACATAAGCCACGAGTGATCTACATCTTAGTGAAAATTGCGTTTGTGTATCTAGAACCCGTATTGCTATAATGGAAAAGTTTATTTTGGTTCCCTACGAAAAATATCAGCGTATGCAGCAGTTCAAGTATACAGGATCTGGAGAAACAAAAGATGATGAGTCCATACCTCCTAAAGTGGCCAGAGCCTCATTAACTCCACCGGGGGAACGCGTGatcaagaaagagaaaaaaactaaaaagacTCATAAAGCAAATATAGACTGGATCTCGTTTTAAAACAaagacaatattttcttttgatttctattttattgttatatacaaaataaataaatataaacagattctatagtttgtttttgtttacaattctGTCAATACAGATATCATTCCATTTTCTATTATACGCATTAAAAGGTCTGACAATGTCTTTTAAAGTCATTCCTGTACATCTAGTCATGACGTAATACACGCAATAAAGTCCACAGGTATCCGATTTAGAGTCTTGAATAGGATCACCAATCATCCAGTACTCGTTCGTTAATACGTTTTCAAAGCCGGCATCGTAGTCGTTTGGCATTTTTCCTAGCGAATCAAAGAATTCGTAAGGTCCTTGTATCGGAAAGAAAAAGGTCACCCAATGCTTCCCAGTTCCATCACTGGTATCCGTGTTAGAAATAACAAACTGTCCCTTTTGAACTTTCATTTGATCAGAGGCGCACACTGTTACTGGATATCTTTTGAGTAAACGTTCAAGTTCTaaattattcatttgaaatagaCGCCCCTGGCACTGTTGATATGCAGTACTTCCGGGAAGGTGGCGTACATAATCAGTGTCACACTCTCTGGTAATGCCTCAGCAAATTTGATTTCTAGTCGACAATGTCCCTTCCTTTTAGTGCTAAACGAGTAGTAAGGATCTACATCAATAACGTACAGACAATATCCCTTCTTAtaatctttgtttgaaatgttAATGTCGTTCCTAAACAGAGTCAATGTTCTGTAACACTCCGTGTATTGATCCGCCGAATAATTTGGTTGCATCGGTTGTGAAGGCACCGATTGTCCATCGACGTATAGGCCTATGGAACTACAGTTATAATGCTTGAAGTTGAATGGGTTGTGCGCGTAATCGCCATTAAATGCCGCACTAGGAACCAGGCCTACTATCAGTTTACATGGAACCAGTCCTTGAAATATATCGTCAGCGCTGTAACTAAATTGACCCGAAGCAATGGACGTTGTCTTGATCTCTGTGCGTAGGTAAGGGTAAATGGCTGACATGTCTTGAATGAGATTATCGTGCGCTACTAATACGTCACTTTTCATCCGCTGAATACAGAGTTTGAAATGAGCGTCCGCTATTTTTACGCGATAGTCAGGAGACGGGCTGTCAGTGATTAATGTGAAGGCGTCGCGGTTAAGATGTAGTTTAATGCCTACAGCGACTCCATTGATGAGTAACTTGGGTTGTTGAAACAAATCGATATGTAATGGTCCTTCCATTTCCACAATTTTACTGCCTTTAAATAGCGCACATCTGTAAAGCAACCCGTAATTAT
This DNA window, taken from Mercenaria mercenaria strain notata unplaced genomic scaffold, MADL_Memer_1 contig_2357, whole genome shotgun sequence, encodes the following:
- the LOC128552340 gene encoding uncharacterized protein F54H12.2-like; its protein translation is MEGPLHIDLFQQPKLLINGVAVGIKLHLNRDAFTLITDSPSPDYRVKIADAHFKLCIQRMKSDVLVAHDNLIQDMSAIYPYLRTEIKTTSIASGQFSYSADDIFQGLVPCKLIVGLVPSAAFNGDYAHNPFNFKHYNCSSIGLYVDGQSVPSQPMQPNYSADQYTECYRTLTLFRNDINISNKDYKKGYCLYVIDVDPYYSFSTKRKGHCRLEIKFAEALPESVTLIMYATFPEVLHINSARGVYFK